One Campylobacter sp. RM16192 genomic region harbors:
- the tilS gene encoding tRNA lysidine(34) synthetase TilS, with protein MINEALTDILKKGKNLLAFSHGVDSTALFYILNEQKIAFDIAIVNYNTREQSKEELASARELASKFNKRIFELSVSLESSNFECRAREVRYEFFTKICTEFGYTNLILAHQFDDKFEWFLMQLGKGAGLNELLGMSEFERRDKFNIVRPLLNTRKTELLNFLNERKLKYFLDHSNEEMRFKRNLIRAKFSEPFLDLFKSGVAKSFEFLENDMDSLKPEILNPKDRLYLVKNDKNAIRGIDKACKLLGVVMSEAQRRECQRCLLNQTDCVISAKVAVGYFPKFIFITPFVKAAMDKKFKEACRVFKVPKINRPYLCQIGFEIENLREFL; from the coding sequence ATGATAAACGAGGCTTTGACAGATATTTTAAAGAAAGGTAAAAATCTGCTTGCGTTTTCGCATGGAGTAGATTCTACGGCTCTTTTTTATATCCTAAACGAGCAAAAAATCGCATTTGACATAGCCATAGTTAATTATAATACAAGGGAGCAAAGCAAAGAGGAGCTTGCAAGTGCAAGAGAGCTGGCTAGTAAGTTTAATAAAAGAATTTTTGAACTTAGCGTGAGCCTTGAAAGCTCAAATTTTGAGTGCAGGGCGAGGGAGGTTAGATATGAGTTTTTTACAAAAATTTGCACCGAATTTGGCTACACAAATCTTATTTTAGCACATCAGTTTGATGATAAATTCGAGTGGTTTTTGATGCAGCTTGGCAAGGGTGCTGGGTTAAATGAGCTTCTTGGAATGAGCGAATTTGAAAGAAGGGATAAATTTAATATTGTAAGACCCCTTTTGAATACAAGAAAAACAGAGCTTTTAAACTTTTTAAATGAGCGTAAATTAAAATATTTTTTAGATCATAGTAACGAAGAGATGAGATTTAAAAGAAATTTGATAAGAGCTAAATTTAGCGAGCCTTTTTTGGATCTATTTAAAAGTGGTGTAGCTAAAAGTTTTGAGTTTTTAGAAAATGATATGGATAGCCTAAAGCCTGAAATTTTAAATCCAAAAGATAGATTATACCTGGTTAAAAATGATAAAAACGCCATCAGGGGAATTGATAAGGCATGTAAGCTTTTAGGCGTAGTAATGAGCGAGGCCCAACGAAGAGAGTGTCAAAGATGCTTATTAAATCAAACGGATTGTGTTATTAGTGCAAAAGTGGCTGTAGGATATTTTCCAAAATTTATTTTTATAACTCCGTTTGTAAAAGCTGCTATGGATAAAAAATTTAAAGAGGCTTGTAGGGTATTTAAAGTGCCTAAAATAAATCGTCCTTATCTATGCCAAATTGGTTTTGAAATAGAAAATTTGAGAGAATTTTTATAA